The following is a genomic window from Spirosoma agri.
GCGGACGGCTACGCCAAACTGTACGTTACCGACGTATCCCCAATCGGCGCTCCAGTCATCATCGAAACTACGGTAGGCAACCAGATTTTTCAGATTCGCTGTTCCGCCGAACCAGGCAAATGAATCGCTGCCACTATAGGACACCTGAACGTGATCGATTACGGTTGAGTTACCCACGCCATACAGCGATAAACCACTGAGTCTGGTTGCAGACCCGGTGGGTTGAGCGGCTCCTGCATACTCAATCCGCACGTAGCGCAGCGTACCGGAATTGTCATTGAACTCCGCGTACCGTTCTACCGTGCCACGAACGCCACCTGGAAGTGCGGCTGTGCTGGTCGTATTCATCGCTGCTTTCCCGATCAGTACCAGTCCGCCCCAGTCACCATAGGCACGTTGACCCGCTGCCTTGGCAGAGGTGAAAACGATAGGTTGGCTAGCCGTTCCCTGCGCTATGATTTTAGCCCTGCGCTCGATGATCAGCGTGCCGGCCATGTTCTTTTTGTCCGGGTCCTGATCCGGGGCGGCTCCTTTGATAACCGTTCCCGCTTCAATGGTCAGCGTAAAATCGGCAGGTATGTAAACCAGTCCCTTCAGCAGGTAAATCTTGTCTCGGGTCCAGTTCTGATTGGCGAATGTCGTCCCTGAAATCTCCACGACGGGTTTGAGGGGAGCGACGTAGACGGTAAACGTACTTTGACTTTGGGCCGTTTGGCCGCCGGCCGTAACCGAGACGGGGCCATTGGCCGCACCCGTGGGAACTACCACCACAATTTGTGTGTCCGTAACCGATACGATCGTAGCCACAACACCCCCGATGGTAACCGTGTTGCTGGTCGGGCTCGTGCCGAAGTTAGTCCCCCCGATGGCAATGGTACTGCCCACCGGAGCCGTAGCCGGACTGATACTGGTGATCGTTGTTACAGGCTGAGCCGGCGTTGGTGTTGGCGTAGGGTCGTCACCCCCTTTTTTACAACTAATGATGGCTGCCGTCAAGCTCATCAGCAGCAGCAGCACGGGCAACAGGTGTTTGAAACGTTTCATAAATTTAGCGATTTGATGTTCAGAAGTTAGTCGTTTAAAATCAGGGTTTAGGATTGGAATACGCATTCCAGAATGCGATGTCCTTCAATGTTAATGGGCAATTGTCGGACAACACGTACCTGACCGTTTTCGATAAAATGTTCGATCTGGTAATTGCTGCTTTCGTCGATGACGTAGAAATGGGGCACCGAAGTCCGGTTGAATCCCTGCGACGGCAGGATGTTGCCTACGCCATATTTTTCCCGAACCGACTTCAGTATTTTGTGATGTACGGTCGCGTTAAGAATGTTGCCCTCCTGAGACGCTGTTTTCCAGTCGAGGAGATACCGAATCTGGGGCGTTTGATGATGAAACCAGATAGGTAGAAAGTAATCTGCCGTTTCGACGAAGACAGGATACTGTTTGTCCAACTGTGGCAGATAGCTC
Proteins encoded in this region:
- a CDS encoding IPT/TIG domain-containing protein, whose amino-acid sequence is MKRFKHLLPVLLLLMSLTAAIISCKKGGDDPTPTPTPAQPVTTITSISPATAPVGSTIAIGGTNFGTSPTSNTVTIGGVVATIVSVTDTQIVVVVPTGAANGPVSVTAGGQTAQSQSTFTVYVAPLKPVVEISGTTFANQNWTRDKIYLLKGLVYIPADFTLTIEAGTVIKGAAPDQDPDKKNMAGTLIIERRAKIIAQGTASQPIVFTSAKAAGQRAYGDWGGLVLIGKAAMNTTSTAALPGGVRGTVERYAEFNDNSGTLRYVRIEYAGAAQPTGSATRLSGLSLYGVGNSTVIDHVQVSYSGSDSFAWFGGTANLKNLVAYRSFDDDWSADWGYVGNVQFGVAVRDPDVADQSGSNGLELENYDPTATTDVTPVVLANGLQQTAPVFANLSSFGFGTTPTTNKSAKGTGAYLAGLYLRRNAAVAVYNSLLYGYPEGVSLGATGATPGVTNNTIDLQGIVLANVLTPVVGNGVLTSDLTTTYFTTSGRANQIVQSSDLTALRLNNFNATTPGFLPQSGSSLLTGAVTGGKLANSFFTPTTFRGAFGTDDWTTGWTNFFPQNTDYDR